From Haemorhous mexicanus isolate bHaeMex1 chromosome 2, bHaeMex1.pri, whole genome shotgun sequence, the proteins below share one genomic window:
- the LNX2 gene encoding ligand of Numb protein X 2, which translates to MGTAGDDMAAVEQNASLNPLCFECGQQHWTRENHLYNYQNEVDDDLVCHICLQPLLQPLDTPCGHTFCYKCLRNFLQEKDFCPLDRKRLHFKLCKKSSILVHKLLDKLFVLCPFSSVCQEVMQRCDLAAHLKNRCPGASHRRLALERRKTSKVQAEAEGESGLGGPEQPSSLSPDADQGIVPAEPSFTSPALPAWTDEPGIDNPPFEENTVADTNQQPPTLPEGEITTIEIHRSNPYIELGISIVGGNETPLINIVIQEVYRDGIIARDGRLLAGDQILQVNSFDISNVSHNHARAVLSQPCSVLQLTVLRERRFGSRTHGHADAPGSAREDSFQVTLHKRDSSEQLGIKLVRRTDEPGVFILDLLEGGLAAQDGRLCSNDRVLAINGHDLKHGTPELAAQVIQASGERVNLIISRPLKSQTVSVIRDTGTHNSNSHQHQSQQLFHSRPNSHKDLSQCVTCQEKHITVKKEPHESLGMTVAGGRGSKSGELPIFVTSVQPHGCLARDGRIKRGDVLLNINGIDLTNLSHSEAVAMLKASAASSVVALKALEVQIVEEQPQADEEQLSTISENEYDASWSPSWVMWLGLPSCLHSCHDVVLRRSNLGSWGFSIVGGYEENHTNQPFFIKTIVLGTPAYFDGRLKCGDMIVAVNGLSTVGMSHSALVPMLKEQRNKVTLTVICWPGSLI; encoded by the exons ATGGGGACTGCAGGTGATGACATGGCTGCAGTGGAGCAGAATGCCTCTTTGAACCCTCTGTGCTTtgagtgtggccagcagcactGGACAAGGGAGAACCATCTCTACAACTACCAGAATGAAGTGGATGATGACTTGGTCTGCCACATTTGCCTTCAGCCCTTGTTGCAGCCGTTGGACACTCCCTGTGGACACACTTTCTGCTACAAGTGCCTAAGGAACTTTCTGCAGGAGAAGGATTTCTGCCCACTGGATCGAAAAAGACTCCATTTTAAACTCTGCAAAAAATCCAGCATCCTTGTTCATAAACTGTTAGACAAGCTCTTTGTTTTGTGCCCCTTCTCTTCTGTGTGTCAGGAGGTGATGCAGCGATGTGACCTGGCGGCACATCTTAAAAACAG GTGTCCTGGGGCTTCTCATCGGAGACTTGCtctggagagaaggaaaacgAGCAAGGTgcaagcagaagcagagggcGAGAGTGGTCTGGGTGGGCCGGAGCAGCCCAGCAGTTTATCTCCGGATGCTGATCAGGGAATAGTGCCAGCTGAGCCAAGCTTTACCTCGCCTGCCCTGCCCGCCTGGACAGACGAGCCCGGCATCGACAATCCGCCTTTTGAGGAGAACACAGTAGCAGACA CAAATCAACAGCCACCTACCTTGCCTGAAGGAGAGATCACTACTATTGAAATTCATCGGTCCAATCCTTATATTGAATTAGGAATTAGCATAGTGGGTGGCAATGAAACACCTTTGATCAACATTGTCATTCAAGAGGTTTATCGAGATGGGATCATTGCCAGAGATGGAAGACTTCTTGCTGGAGACCAAATACTTCAA GTGAATAGCTTCGACATAAGCAACGTGTCCCACAACCACGCCCGAGCCGTGCTGTCGCAGCCGTGCTCGGTGCTGCAGCTGACGGTGCTGCGGGAGCGGCGGTTCGGCAGCCGCACGCACGGCCACGCCGACGCGCCGGGCTCCGCGCGCGAGGACAGCTTCCAGGTGACCCTGCACAAGCGCGACTCCAGCGAGCAGCTGGGCATCAAGCTGGTGCGCAGAACGGACGAGCCGGGGGTTTTTATCCTCGACCTCCTGGAAGGGGGCTTGGCTGCTCAGGACGGCAGGCTCTGCAGTAATGACCGCGTGCTGGCCATTAACGGGCACGACCTGAAGCACGGCACGCCGGAGCTCGCTGCTCAGGTTATACAG GCCAGCGGGGAGAGAGTGAACTTGATCATCTCTAGACCCCTGAAGTCACAGACAGTCAGCGTTATCCGAGACACCGGGACTCATAACAGCAACTCACACCAACACCAGTCCCAGCAGCTGTTTCACAGCAGACCTAACTCACATAAG GATCTCTCCCAGTGTGTTACATGCCAAGAAAAGCACATTACTGTGAAAAAAGAGCCGCACGAATCTCTGGGAATGACagtggcaggaggcagaggcagcaaaAGTGGCGAACTGCCCATCTTTGTGACAAGTGTGCAGCCTCACGGGTGCTTGGCAAGAGACGGCAGGATTAAACGAG GTGATGTGCTGCTGAACATCAACGGGATTGATCTCACCAACCTGAGTCACAGCGAGGCCGTGGCCATGCTGAAGGCTAGTGCTGCCTCTTCAGTAGTTGCCCTGAAAGCCCTGGAAGTCCAGATTGTagaggaacagccccaggctgaTGAAGAACAATTGAGTACCATCAGTGAAAATGAGTATGATGCCAGCTGGTCACCGTCCTGGGTCATGTGGCTGGGACTTCCAAG CTGCCTCCATAGCTGCCATGACGTGGTGCTGCGGCGGAGCAatttggggagctggggcttCAGCATCGTCGGTGGCTACGAGGAGAACCACACAAACCAGCCCTTCTTCATTAAAACCATTGTTCTTGGAACTCCTGCCTACTTTGATGGGAGATTAAA GTGTGGTGATATGATTGTTGCTGTAAACGGACTGTCCACGGTTGGAATGAGTCATTCTGCACTCGTTCCCAtgctgaaggagcagaggaacAAAGTGACTTTAACCGTGATTTGCTGGCCTGGAAGCCTCATATAG